In Xanthomonas sacchari, a genomic segment contains:
- a CDS encoding XAC2610-related protein: protein MSVVVSPAVRRAALLFACALLAVLLSATATAATATQRSVGEDFDAKAFAAGKRRSYDLQHFSDRYRATLEIEDGDGVFRPGIVRVFARGNATPLLEVASSELVLDTDGKSGKVKANVHELPYGEQSVLIYDDFNFDGIKDLAVMDGQNSCYHGPSYQVYLGTADGFEASPGFTELAQSNCGLFEVDAQARKLHTMTKDGCCWHQYATYSVRGDAPLLEREVVEDARSEGPGLAQETVYRDRAGKRVADTHYLWDEQGGTTTGERRILLEFRLAPAGKRIVVFANVGDGASSQPFYAALGAQQRVDLLYPDAQGEAMDYAADRHVLRFARGDTTYRIVGDAHGVPQRMEVVVRGKTQALALQPGSARGSLQAVAQALEAASAE, encoded by the coding sequence ATGTCCGTCGTCGTTTCGCCTGCCGTCCGCCGTGCCGCCCTCCTTTTCGCGTGCGCGTTGCTGGCGGTGCTGCTGTCGGCGACTGCGACCGCCGCAACCGCGACCCAGCGCTCTGTCGGCGAGGATTTCGACGCCAAGGCCTTCGCCGCCGGCAAGCGCCGCAGCTACGACCTGCAGCACTTTTCCGACCGCTACCGCGCGACGCTGGAAATCGAGGACGGCGACGGGGTGTTCCGGCCCGGGATCGTGCGCGTGTTCGCCCGCGGCAACGCCACGCCGCTGCTCGAGGTGGCCTCCTCGGAGCTGGTGCTGGACACCGACGGCAAGAGCGGCAAGGTCAAGGCCAACGTGCACGAGCTGCCGTACGGCGAGCAGAGCGTGCTGATCTACGACGACTTCAATTTCGACGGGATCAAGGACCTGGCGGTGATGGACGGGCAGAACAGCTGCTATCACGGCCCGTCCTACCAGGTGTACCTGGGCACCGCCGACGGCTTCGAGGCCAGTCCCGGCTTCACCGAGCTGGCGCAGAGCAACTGCGGCCTGTTCGAGGTGGATGCGCAGGCGCGCAAGCTCCACACCATGACCAAGGACGGCTGCTGCTGGCACCAGTACGCGACCTATTCGGTCCGCGGTGACGCGCCGCTGCTGGAGCGCGAAGTGGTGGAGGATGCGCGCAGCGAGGGGCCGGGCCTGGCGCAGGAGACGGTGTACCGCGACCGTGCCGGCAAGCGCGTGGCCGACACGCACTACCTGTGGGACGAGCAGGGTGGCACCACCACAGGCGAGCGCAGGATCCTGCTCGAGTTCCGCCTGGCGCCTGCCGGCAAGCGCATCGTGGTGTTCGCCAATGTCGGCGACGGCGCCAGCAGCCAGCCGTTCTATGCGGCGCTCGGCGCGCAGCAGCGGGTGGACCTGCTGTATCCGGACGCGCAGGGCGAGGCGATGGACTACGCCGCCGACCGGCACGTGCTCCGCTTCGCGCGTGGCGACACCACCTACCGCATCGTCGGCGATGCGCACGGCGTGCCGCAGCGCATGGAGGTGGTGGTGCGCGGCAAGACCCAGGCGTTGGCGCTGCAGCCCGGCTCGGCGCGCGGCTCGCTGCAGGCGGTGGCGCAGGCGCTGGAGGCCGCGTCGGCGGAGTAG
- a CDS encoding IS110 family transposase, which produces MRRYVGIDVSKAELVIHVLPDEQAWTQPNTPQGQRVLAQRLVELGCERILLEASGGYEHAVLRVLREADLPAVRMAADRPRKLAQALGLQAKTDALDARLLAIAAQHIPTTPTTVVPEHQQSLRELLDLRATLVGQRDAHRRRLEHITSAKVQHRCREVIALLNQQIQTLTQEIEQQGKTCLSLPKVPGLGTILRAVLAARLPELGTLPPRKLAALVGLAPFNHDSGCWKGQRRIKGGRADVRGVLYMATWASIRAKSPLANTYARLRAAGKPAKVAIVACMHKFLRWLNAIARDQAPYAPPVIAGA; this is translated from the coding sequence ATGCGGCGCTATGTCGGGATCGATGTATCCAAGGCCGAACTGGTCATTCATGTCCTGCCGGACGAGCAGGCCTGGACCCAACCCAATACGCCACAGGGGCAGCGTGTGCTGGCCCAACGCCTGGTGGAGCTGGGCTGCGAGCGGATCTTGCTGGAAGCCAGTGGCGGCTACGAACATGCCGTGCTGCGGGTGCTCCGAGAGGCGGACCTGCCGGCAGTGCGGATGGCCGCCGATCGTCCGCGCAAGCTAGCCCAAGCCTTGGGCCTGCAGGCCAAGACCGACGCCCTGGACGCGCGCCTGCTGGCCATCGCCGCCCAGCACATCCCGACCACGCCCACGACCGTGGTGCCCGAGCACCAGCAGTCTCTTCGCGAACTGTTGGACCTGCGTGCCACCCTGGTGGGCCAGCGCGATGCCCATCGGCGGCGCCTGGAACACATCACCAGCGCCAAGGTGCAACACCGCTGCCGAGAGGTGATCGCCCTGCTGAACCAGCAGATCCAGACATTGACGCAGGAGATCGAGCAGCAGGGCAAGACCTGCTTGAGCTTGCCCAAGGTACCTGGGCTCGGCACGATCCTGCGCGCAGTGCTGGCCGCGCGGTTGCCAGAGCTGGGCACGCTGCCGCCACGCAAGCTCGCCGCCCTGGTCGGGCTGGCCCCGTTCAATCACGACAGCGGCTGCTGGAAAGGCCAACGTCGCATCAAAGGCGGCCGTGCCGACGTGCGAGGCGTGCTGTACATGGCCACCTGGGCCAGCATCCGCGCCAAATCCCCCTTGGCCAACACCTACGCGCGCTTGCGCGCGGCCGGCAAGCCGGCCAAGGTCGCCATCGTCGCCTGCATGCACAAGTTCCTGCGCTGGCTCAATGCCATCGCGCGCGATCAGGCCCCGTACGCTCCTCCGGTTATCGCTGGGGCATGA
- a CDS encoding ABC1 kinase family protein, translating to MSATPDAADAPHVIGGLSRRTQILRLLLRYRSSGVFSGMDMETAQGEHALPPEGTPEQFVTDLEALGPTFVKLGQMLSTRPDVVPPEFATALERMQENTAPIPSERIREIVEAELGVGINKAFSAFDDTPLGSASLAQVHRAALRDGTPVAIKVQKPEVAAQVRSDLEVLRSFASAADKLTGLGRRIRFADWLAEFGKALLAELNYEAEAENLARFGEHLRPFPQLWVPQPVWDLCSRRVLTMQLAEGVRVDKISGLRRTEQPMDELAAALVRGYLDQMFVHGEIHADPHPGNLRVLADGRLAIFDLGMVAHVPPKLRERLLKLLFAAVDGRGEEVAEETIALSTRLEDFDEERYQRETGQMIARYAAHDAMSEGRVVLDLVRIATAYGLRTPPELSLLGKTLLNLEAVCRALSPHLDTRVVVEDQLQHVMRARLKKSLSAANLASEAMELQALLREGPRRISDILTLAAENRLQVRVAGLEESRLMESLQKIANRVAAGIVTAALILASTQMMRIDTGSKLFGYPAIAMVLFLLGVVLGLGIIASAVLFDRRAHAREERGRR from the coding sequence TTGAGCGCGACGCCCGACGCTGCGGACGCACCGCACGTGATCGGCGGCCTCAGCCGCCGCACCCAGATCCTGCGCCTGCTGCTGCGCTACCGCAGCTCCGGGGTGTTTTCCGGCATGGACATGGAGACCGCCCAGGGCGAGCACGCGCTGCCGCCGGAAGGCACGCCGGAACAGTTCGTCACCGACCTGGAGGCGCTGGGCCCGACCTTCGTCAAGCTCGGGCAGATGCTGTCCACGCGCCCGGACGTGGTGCCGCCGGAGTTCGCCACCGCGCTGGAGCGGATGCAGGAGAACACCGCGCCGATTCCGAGCGAGCGCATCCGCGAGATCGTCGAGGCCGAGCTGGGCGTCGGCATCAACAAGGCCTTCTCCGCCTTCGACGACACCCCGCTGGGCAGCGCCTCGCTGGCGCAGGTGCACCGCGCCGCGCTGCGCGACGGCACGCCGGTGGCGATCAAGGTGCAAAAGCCCGAGGTCGCCGCGCAGGTGCGCTCGGACCTGGAGGTGCTGCGCAGCTTCGCCAGCGCCGCCGACAAGCTGACCGGGCTCGGCCGGCGCATCCGCTTCGCCGACTGGCTGGCCGAGTTCGGCAAGGCGCTGCTGGCCGAACTGAACTACGAGGCCGAGGCCGAGAACCTGGCGCGCTTCGGCGAGCACCTGCGCCCGTTCCCGCAGCTGTGGGTGCCGCAGCCGGTGTGGGACCTGTGCAGCCGCCGGGTGCTGACCATGCAGTTGGCCGAAGGCGTGCGCGTTGACAAGATTTCCGGACTGCGCCGCACCGAGCAGCCGATGGACGAGCTGGCCGCGGCGCTGGTGCGCGGCTACCTGGACCAGATGTTCGTGCACGGCGAGATCCACGCCGACCCGCATCCGGGCAACCTGCGCGTGCTCGCCGACGGGCGCCTGGCGATCTTCGACCTGGGCATGGTCGCGCACGTGCCGCCGAAACTGCGCGAGCGCCTGCTCAAGCTGCTGTTCGCGGCGGTGGACGGCCGCGGCGAGGAGGTGGCCGAGGAGACCATCGCGCTGAGCACGCGCCTGGAGGATTTCGACGAAGAGCGCTACCAGCGCGAGACCGGGCAGATGATCGCCCGCTATGCGGCGCACGACGCCATGTCCGAAGGCCGGGTGGTGCTGGACCTGGTGCGCATCGCCACCGCCTACGGGCTGCGCACGCCGCCCGAGCTGAGCCTGCTCGGCAAGACCCTGCTGAACCTGGAAGCGGTATGCCGCGCGCTGTCGCCGCACCTGGACACCCGCGTGGTGGTCGAGGACCAGTTGCAGCACGTGATGCGCGCGCGGCTGAAGAAGTCGCTGTCGGCGGCCAACCTGGCCAGCGAGGCGATGGAACTGCAGGCGCTGCTGCGCGAGGGCCCGCGCCGCATCTCCGACATCCTCACCCTGGCCGCGGAAAACCGCCTGCAGGTGCGCGTGGCCGGGCTGGAGGAATCGCGGCTGATGGAAAGCCTGCAGAAGATCGCCAACCGCGTCGCCGCCGGCATCGTCACCGCCGCACTGATCCTGGCCTCCACGCAGATGATGCGCATCGACACCGGCAGCAAGCTGTTCGGCTACCCGGCGATCGCGATGGTGCTGTTCCTGCTGGGCGTGGTGCTGGGGCTGGGCATCATCGCCAGCGCGGTGCTGTTCGACCGGCGCGCGCACGCCCGCGAGGAGCGCGGTAGGCGCTGA